The following proteins come from a genomic window of Streptomyces sp. Sge12:
- a CDS encoding signal protein has product MRRGRSLILLAATALLAGACAAPAIEDDPRRPPPGLGELSTGELQSRWWSWAASSPAGSDPVADPDGSFCARNQPADTWYLAGTSKGRAERRCSVPKGRPVAFPVLNFTGTKAECAARLAEAQGTVVWGRSDVAVERIEPTPIRIEGVEGNPVTGKAGTVTTHGCGLWVRLGPVWDTGPLTIEGSAGSVSVSVAYDLQVG; this is encoded by the coding sequence ATGCGTAGAGGAAGATCATTAATTCTGCTCGCGGCCACGGCCCTGCTGGCGGGAGCCTGCGCGGCACCCGCGATCGAGGACGACCCCCGCCGCCCACCGCCCGGCCTCGGCGAGCTCAGTACCGGCGAGCTCCAGAGCCGCTGGTGGAGCTGGGCCGCGTCGAGCCCGGCCGGCTCCGACCCGGTGGCCGATCCGGACGGCAGTTTCTGCGCCCGGAACCAGCCGGCCGACACCTGGTACCTCGCGGGCACCTCCAAAGGACGGGCCGAGCGCCGGTGCTCGGTCCCCAAGGGGCGGCCGGTGGCTTTCCCGGTGCTCAACTTCACCGGTACGAAGGCCGAGTGCGCGGCGCGACTGGCCGAGGCACAGGGCACCGTCGTATGGGGGCGGAGCGACGTGGCGGTGGAGCGGATCGAGCCCACCCCGATCCGGATCGAGGGGGTCGAGGGCAATCCGGTGACAGGGAAGGCAGGGACGGTGACCACGCACGGCTGCGGGCTCTGGGTGCGGCTGGGGCCCGTCTGGGACACGGGCCCCCTGACCATCGAGGGCTCGGCCGGATCCGTCTCCGTATCGGTCGCCTACGACCTCCAGGTCGGCTAG